A region from the Clavibacter sp. A6099 genome encodes:
- a CDS encoding aldo/keto reductase, with protein MSGGDLRSPIPSVAMGDGVPIPQFGVGTYKVSDPDAERIVSEALEVGYRHIDTAAMYGNEEGVGRAIRASGIPRDELFVTTKVWNDDHGRDRAAEAMRRSLDRLGLPAVDLILIHWPAAERGLYVETWEALAQARQEGLTRSIGVSNFLVPHLEALDAAGLPAPAVDQIELHPRHQQRATTAYLAEHGIAVQAWSPLARGAVADAPVVRDAARAHDRTDAQVVLRWHVQRGTIVFPKTTRRARLVENADVFDFALTDEEMAGITALEAAGRVGSHPDQVV; from the coding sequence GTGAGCGGCGGCGACCTCCGCAGCCCCATCCCGTCGGTCGCCATGGGCGACGGCGTCCCCATCCCGCAGTTCGGCGTCGGCACCTACAAGGTGTCAGATCCCGACGCCGAGCGGATCGTCTCGGAGGCGCTCGAGGTCGGCTACCGGCACATCGACACCGCGGCCATGTACGGCAACGAGGAGGGCGTCGGGCGGGCGATCCGCGCGTCCGGGATCCCTCGCGACGAGCTCTTCGTCACCACCAAGGTCTGGAACGACGACCACGGGCGCGACCGGGCGGCAGAGGCGATGCGCCGCAGCCTCGACCGGCTGGGCCTGCCCGCGGTCGACCTGATCCTCATCCACTGGCCCGCCGCCGAGCGCGGCCTCTACGTGGAGACGTGGGAGGCGCTCGCCCAGGCGCGCCAGGAGGGGCTGACCCGCTCCATCGGCGTATCCAACTTCCTCGTCCCGCACCTCGAGGCGCTGGATGCCGCCGGGCTGCCCGCGCCCGCGGTGGACCAGATCGAGCTGCACCCGCGGCACCAGCAGCGCGCGACGACCGCGTACCTCGCGGAGCACGGGATCGCGGTGCAGGCGTGGAGCCCGCTCGCGCGCGGCGCCGTCGCGGACGCGCCGGTGGTGCGCGACGCCGCCCGCGCGCACGACCGCACGGATGCGCAGGTCGTGCTCCGCTGGCACGTGCAGCGCGGCACGATCGTCTTCCCGAAGACCACACGGCGCGCGCGCCTGGTCGAGAACGCGGACGTGTTCGACTTCGCGCTGACCGACGAGGAGATGGCCGGGATCACCGCGCTCGAGGCCGCCGGACGCGTCGGCAGCCATCCGGATCAGGTCGTCTAG
- a CDS encoding long-chain-fatty-acid--CoA ligase — protein sequence MSSDTPLQPEHEQPHGGFSTVSVAAILAESAERHADRVAVVVGDVSTTYRELWDETRAYAGALRDRGVGEGTRVAMLIPNVADFPRVYYAVLALGGVVVPVHALLKSEEIAYVLRDSGSTLMVCAGPLLEQGARGAALAEVPVISVLVPAATEGGPDRLEELARAATPIRTYVPRRPSDTATILYTSGTTGQPKGAEGSHLALVMQVDVLILDTFDLRAGDRILGCLPLFHTFGQTCTMNASFRAGATIVMVPRFDGDTALALMVEHETQVFMGVPTMYFALLAAAARNPARPSLRYAISGGAAIPVAVIDAFREQFDAEIHEGYGLTETSPVASFNHVGVPARPGTVGKPIWGVQIEIADPEHEDRVELVERGTLGEIVIRGHNLMNGYLHRPEDTARAVVDGWFRSGDLGTIDEDGYIRVVDRTKDMILRNGYNVYPREVEEVLARHEAVAQCAVFGVPHEEHGQEIVAAIVPKADAMVDAAEVVAYMKERIASYKYPRRVEVVEALPLGPSGKILKRTLVERFGA from the coding sequence ATGAGCTCCGACACGCCCCTCCAGCCCGAGCACGAGCAGCCGCACGGCGGGTTCTCCACCGTCTCGGTCGCCGCGATCCTCGCCGAGTCCGCCGAACGGCACGCCGACCGGGTCGCCGTGGTCGTCGGCGACGTCTCCACCACCTACCGCGAGCTCTGGGACGAGACGCGCGCCTACGCCGGCGCCCTCCGCGACCGCGGGGTGGGGGAGGGGACGCGCGTCGCGATGCTCATCCCGAACGTCGCCGACTTCCCGCGCGTCTACTACGCGGTGCTCGCGCTCGGCGGCGTGGTCGTGCCCGTGCACGCGCTGCTGAAGAGCGAGGAGATCGCGTACGTGCTGCGCGACTCCGGATCCACGCTCATGGTCTGCGCCGGCCCCCTGCTCGAGCAGGGCGCGAGGGGTGCCGCGCTCGCGGAGGTGCCCGTGATCAGCGTGCTCGTGCCGGCCGCCACCGAGGGCGGGCCCGACCGGCTGGAGGAGCTCGCGCGGGCCGCGACGCCCATCCGCACCTACGTGCCGCGTCGGCCGTCGGACACCGCGACGATCCTCTACACGTCCGGCACCACCGGCCAGCCGAAGGGCGCGGAGGGCAGCCACCTGGCGCTCGTGATGCAGGTCGACGTGCTCATCCTCGACACCTTCGACCTGCGTGCGGGCGACCGGATCCTCGGCTGCCTGCCCCTGTTCCACACCTTCGGGCAGACCTGCACCATGAACGCGTCGTTCCGGGCCGGCGCGACCATCGTGATGGTGCCCCGCTTCGACGGCGACACCGCGCTCGCGCTCATGGTCGAGCACGAGACGCAGGTGTTCATGGGCGTGCCCACCATGTACTTCGCGCTGCTCGCGGCCGCCGCCCGGAACCCCGCGCGCCCGTCCCTGCGCTACGCCATCTCGGGCGGCGCCGCGATCCCCGTGGCCGTCATCGACGCGTTCCGCGAGCAGTTCGACGCCGAGATCCACGAGGGCTACGGCCTCACGGAGACCTCGCCCGTCGCGTCGTTCAACCACGTCGGCGTGCCTGCCCGGCCCGGCACCGTCGGGAAGCCGATCTGGGGCGTGCAGATCGAGATCGCCGACCCCGAGCACGAGGACCGCGTGGAGCTCGTCGAGCGGGGCACGCTCGGCGAGATCGTGATCCGCGGCCACAACCTCATGAACGGGTACCTGCACCGCCCCGAGGACACGGCCCGCGCGGTCGTCGACGGCTGGTTCCGCTCGGGCGACCTCGGCACCATCGACGAGGACGGCTACATCCGCGTCGTCGACCGGACGAAGGACATGATCCTGCGCAACGGCTACAACGTGTACCCGCGCGAGGTCGAGGAGGTGCTCGCCCGGCACGAGGCCGTCGCGCAGTGCGCCGTGTTCGGCGTGCCGCACGAGGAGCACGGGCAGGAGATCGTCGCGGCGATCGTGCCGAAGGCGGACGCCATGGTCGACGCGGCGGAGGTCGTCGCGTACATGAAGGAGCGCATCGCGTCGTACAAGTACCCGCGGCGGGTCGAGGTGGTCGAGGCGCTGCCGCTCGGGCCGAGCGGCAAGATCCTCAAGCGGACGCTCGTCGAGCGGTTCGGCGCGTGA
- the hrpA gene encoding ATP-dependent RNA helicase HrpA: MEFSIAYPPELPVSRMRDEIADAIRDNQVVIVAGATGSGKTTQLPKICLELGRESIGHTQPRRLAARTISERIAEELGGEVGQLVGYQVRFTDKVSSDTRIKLMTDGILLNELQRDRLLKKYDTIIIDEAHERSLNIDFLLGYLKQLLPRRPDLKLIITSATIDPQSFSKHFGDAPIVEVSGRTYPVEIRYRPLVAEAAVAGEDDDLADAPMERPADDRDFLEGINAALDELAAESSGDVLVFLSGENEIRDAEDAIRSRNLPHTEVLPLYGRLSSADQHRVFQPSTQAGVRRRIVLATNVAETSLTVPGIKYVIDAGTARISRYSVRSKVQRLPIEAISQASANQRSGRSGRTSDGIAIRLYSEEDFARRPEFTEPEILRTNLAAVILQMVSLGLGDIAAFPFLQPPDSRGIKDGVDLLTELGAVVRSPDGTPALTKVGRDLSRLPIDPRFARMVVESRKHGVSREVMIIVAGLTIQDVRERPLEKRPQADQQHARFVDPASDFITLLNLWNHLEEKEAELSSSAFRRMCKAEFLNYVRVREWKDVFRQLRQLARPLDLQMNEPKADPDGIHKSLLAGLLSHIGLKDAQKKDYVGARQSRFVVFPGSALAKKQPDAIMSAELVETSRLFARTNAAIDPAWAEPIAGGLVKRTHSEPHWEKKQGATVAWERVTLYGVPIILKRRVQFSRIDPAYARELFIRHALVEGDWESQQAFDRANRKLREELAEVEERTRRRDILNDDEAVFEFYDKRLPRDVASTRAFEGWWKKQRQETPELLTMTAEELLAEDAVDVDEAAFPPTWQQGDQRLSLTYRFEPGAPDDGVTVQVPLALLARLSPAGFDWQVPGMRRDLVTAMIKALPKALRKNVVPAADWADRLLEGLPEPDPQHPVAFTTTIAGLIMRKAHVRVADDDFDLDRIPAHLRMAFRVVDERGREVAAGRDLTELQARLSSRARDSVARATARPVERVAGASGSATRGMERTGLTTWDLDELPRFVDTAQGGTGDSRHVIRAYPALVDEGSTVAIRLMATAEDQARAMPGGVRRLLVLAIANPSAYVKQHLTSQEKLMLATSPYPNVQALFDDCLLAAIDQVLERVAPGGAIYSKELFETARDRVSGVVMDSMFDTVALVNRILTGARDAERAIKAATSMQLIGALTDAREQLAGLVHPGFVSATGLARLQRLPAYLSGLTHRVQRLPDQPARDRAWMTEVQKATDLYREAGGVIPSAPHAPESLVHARWMLEELRLSLFAQHLPTAEPVSLQRIRKVLAG, translated from the coding sequence ATGGAATTCAGCATCGCGTACCCGCCCGAGCTCCCCGTCAGCCGGATGCGGGACGAGATCGCCGACGCCATCCGCGACAACCAGGTCGTCATCGTCGCGGGCGCGACCGGCTCGGGCAAGACGACGCAGCTGCCGAAGATCTGCCTCGAGCTCGGCCGCGAGAGCATCGGCCACACGCAGCCCCGCCGGCTCGCCGCGCGCACCATCTCGGAGCGCATCGCGGAGGAGCTCGGCGGCGAGGTCGGCCAGCTCGTCGGCTACCAGGTGCGCTTCACCGACAAGGTATCGTCCGACACCCGCATCAAGCTCATGACCGACGGGATCCTGCTCAACGAGCTCCAGCGCGACCGGCTGCTCAAGAAGTACGACACGATCATCATCGACGAGGCCCACGAGCGCAGCCTCAACATCGACTTCCTGCTCGGCTACCTCAAGCAGCTGCTGCCGCGCCGGCCCGACCTCAAGCTCATCATCACGTCGGCCACCATCGACCCGCAGAGCTTCTCGAAGCACTTCGGCGACGCGCCCATCGTGGAGGTCTCCGGGCGCACGTACCCGGTGGAGATCCGGTATCGCCCGCTCGTCGCGGAGGCCGCCGTCGCGGGCGAGGACGACGACCTCGCCGACGCGCCCATGGAGCGCCCGGCCGACGATCGCGACTTCCTCGAGGGGATCAACGCCGCGCTGGATGAGCTCGCCGCCGAGTCCTCGGGCGACGTGCTCGTCTTCCTCAGCGGCGAGAACGAGATCCGCGACGCCGAGGACGCGATCCGGAGCAGGAACCTCCCGCACACCGAGGTGCTGCCGCTCTACGGCCGGCTCTCGTCCGCCGACCAGCACCGCGTCTTCCAGCCGTCCACGCAGGCGGGCGTGCGCCGACGCATCGTGCTCGCCACCAACGTCGCCGAGACGAGCCTCACCGTTCCCGGCATCAAGTACGTGATCGACGCCGGCACCGCGCGCATCTCCCGCTACTCCGTGCGCTCGAAGGTGCAGCGGCTCCCCATCGAGGCGATCTCGCAGGCCTCCGCGAACCAGCGCTCCGGCCGCTCCGGCCGCACGAGCGACGGCATCGCGATCCGCCTGTACTCCGAGGAGGACTTCGCCCGCCGCCCCGAGTTCACCGAGCCGGAGATCCTGCGCACGAACCTCGCGGCCGTCATCCTGCAGATGGTCTCGCTCGGCCTCGGCGACATCGCCGCGTTCCCGTTCCTCCAGCCGCCGGACTCGCGCGGCATCAAGGACGGCGTCGACCTGCTCACGGAGCTGGGCGCGGTCGTCCGCTCCCCCGACGGCACGCCCGCCCTCACGAAGGTGGGCCGCGACCTGTCGCGCCTGCCGATCGACCCGCGGTTCGCGCGCATGGTCGTCGAGTCGCGCAAGCACGGCGTGAGCCGCGAGGTCATGATCATCGTGGCCGGCCTCACCATCCAGGACGTCCGCGAGCGGCCGCTCGAGAAGCGCCCGCAGGCCGACCAGCAGCACGCGCGCTTCGTGGATCCCGCGAGCGACTTCATCACGCTCCTCAACCTCTGGAACCACCTCGAGGAGAAGGAGGCCGAGCTCTCCTCGAGCGCGTTCCGTCGGATGTGCAAGGCCGAGTTCCTCAACTACGTGCGCGTGCGCGAGTGGAAGGACGTCTTCCGGCAGCTGCGCCAGCTCGCCCGCCCGCTCGACCTGCAGATGAACGAGCCGAAGGCCGACCCGGACGGGATCCACAAGTCGCTGCTCGCGGGCCTCCTCAGCCACATCGGACTGAAGGACGCGCAGAAGAAGGACTACGTGGGCGCGCGCCAGTCGCGCTTCGTCGTGTTCCCCGGATCCGCGCTCGCGAAGAAGCAGCCCGACGCGATCATGAGCGCCGAGCTCGTGGAGACCAGCCGCCTGTTCGCGCGCACCAACGCGGCCATCGACCCGGCGTGGGCCGAGCCGATCGCGGGCGGGCTCGTCAAGCGCACCCACAGCGAGCCGCACTGGGAGAAGAAGCAGGGCGCGACCGTGGCATGGGAGCGCGTGACGCTCTACGGCGTGCCGATCATCCTGAAGCGCCGCGTGCAGTTCTCCCGCATCGATCCCGCGTACGCGCGCGAGCTCTTCATCCGGCACGCGCTCGTCGAGGGCGACTGGGAGTCGCAGCAGGCGTTCGACCGCGCCAACCGGAAGCTGCGCGAGGAGCTCGCCGAGGTCGAGGAGCGCACGCGCCGCCGCGACATCCTCAACGACGACGAGGCCGTGTTCGAGTTCTACGACAAGCGGCTCCCGCGCGACGTCGCCTCCACGCGCGCCTTCGAGGGCTGGTGGAAGAAGCAGCGGCAGGAGACGCCGGAGCTCCTCACCATGACCGCCGAGGAGCTCCTCGCGGAGGACGCGGTGGACGTCGACGAAGCCGCGTTCCCGCCCACCTGGCAGCAGGGCGACCAGCGCCTCTCGCTCACCTACCGCTTCGAGCCGGGCGCGCCCGACGACGGCGTGACCGTGCAGGTGCCGCTCGCGCTCCTCGCGCGCCTCAGCCCCGCCGGCTTCGACTGGCAGGTGCCGGGCATGCGGCGCGACCTCGTGACCGCCATGATCAAGGCCCTCCCCAAGGCGCTGCGCAAGAACGTCGTGCCCGCCGCCGACTGGGCCGACCGTCTCCTCGAGGGGCTGCCCGAGCCAGATCCGCAGCACCCGGTCGCGTTCACCACCACGATCGCGGGCCTCATCATGCGGAAGGCGCACGTGCGCGTCGCCGACGACGACTTCGACCTCGACCGGATCCCCGCCCACCTCCGCATGGCGTTCCGCGTGGTCGACGAGCGCGGCCGCGAGGTCGCCGCCGGCCGCGACCTCACCGAGCTGCAGGCCCGGCTCTCCAGCCGCGCCCGCGACAGCGTCGCCCGCGCGACGGCTCGTCCCGTCGAGCGCGTCGCGGGCGCATCCGGATCCGCCACGCGCGGCATGGAGCGCACCGGCCTCACCACGTGGGACCTCGACGAGCTGCCGCGCTTCGTCGACACCGCGCAGGGCGGCACGGGCGACAGCCGGCACGTCATCCGCGCCTACCCCGCGCTCGTCGACGAGGGTTCCACCGTCGCGATCCGCCTCATGGCGACCGCGGAGGACCAGGCCCGCGCCATGCCCGGCGGCGTGCGGCGCCTGCTCGTGCTCGCCATCGCGAACCCCTCGGCGTACGTGAAGCAGCACCTCACGAGCCAGGAGAAGCTGATGCTCGCGACGAGCCCGTACCCGAACGTGCAGGCGCTCTTCGACGACTGCCTGCTCGCCGCGATCGACCAGGTGCTCGAGCGCGTGGCCCCCGGCGGCGCGATCTACTCCAAGGAGCTGTTCGAGACGGCGCGCGACCGCGTCTCGGGCGTCGTCATGGACTCGATGTTCGACACGGTGGCGCTCGTGAACCGGATCCTCACGGGCGCGCGCGACGCCGAGCGCGCCATCAAGGCCGCGACGAGCATGCAGCTGATCGGCGCGCTCACCGACGCCCGCGAGCAGCTCGCCGGGCTCGTGCACCCGGGCTTCGTGTCGGCGACCGGTCTCGCCCGGCTCCAGCGCCTGCCTGCCTACCTCTCCGGCCTCACCCACCGCGTCCAGCGCCTGCCCGACCAGCCCGCGCGCGACCGCGCGTGGATGACGGAGGTGCAGAAGGCGACCGACCTCTACCGCGAGGCCGGCGGCGTCATCCCGTCCGCGCCGCACGCGCCGGAGTCGCTCGTGCACGCGCGCTGGATGCTGGAGGAGCTGCGCCTCAGCCTCTTCGCCCAGCACCTGCCGACGGCGGAGCCGGTGTCGCTGCAGCGGATCCGCAAGGTGCTCGCGGGCTGA
- a CDS encoding shikimate kinase → MTRILLTGMSGAGKSTLLGELARRGHRTLDTDHDGWTLPDGRWDDARMTRLLDREPRIVISGTVENQGAFRDRFARVVLLSAPLDVLLARVAARTGNDYGKDPVEREEIRRHTREVEPLLRRSADVELDGRRPIADLADELERLLG, encoded by the coding sequence ATGACGCGGATCCTCCTCACCGGCATGTCCGGCGCCGGGAAGTCGACGCTCCTCGGCGAGCTAGCCAGGCGAGGGCACCGCACGCTCGACACCGACCACGACGGCTGGACCCTGCCGGACGGCCGATGGGACGATGCCCGGATGACCCGTCTCCTCGACCGCGAGCCGCGCATCGTCATCTCGGGCACCGTCGAGAACCAGGGCGCGTTCCGCGATCGCTTCGCGCGCGTCGTGCTCCTGAGCGCGCCTCTCGACGTCCTCCTCGCCCGCGTGGCCGCGCGCACCGGGAACGACTACGGGAAGGATCCCGTCGAGCGGGAGGAGATCCGCCGGCACACGCGGGAGGTGGAGCCCCTGCTCCGCCGGTCGGCTGATGTCGAGCTCGACGGCCGGCGCCCGATCGCGGACCTGGCCGACGAGCTGGAGCGCCTCCTCGGCTGA
- a CDS encoding sulfurtransferase produces MGILITPTELDHALRTRDDVRVIDVRWSLGGPPGRPLHEAGHIPGAVYADLDTELAGHGAPEEGRHPLPATADLERAARAWGIRQGDTVVVHDGGGNTAAARAWWLLRDAGIADVRILDGALPAWVAAGLPLAAGSTAPEPGDVTLTRGSLPTLDEDAAAGLARTGALLDARAGERYRGEVEPVDPRAGHIPGAVSAPTVENLDADGAFLSSEALRERYAALGIRPGDAVGVYCGSGVTAAHEVAALAIAGIDAALYPGSWSAWSNRPERPVATGAEPGGV; encoded by the coding sequence ATGGGGATCCTCATCACGCCGACCGAGCTCGACCACGCCCTCCGCACCCGGGACGACGTGCGCGTGATCGACGTCCGCTGGTCGCTCGGCGGTCCTCCCGGCCGGCCGCTGCACGAGGCCGGGCACATCCCGGGCGCCGTGTACGCGGATCTCGACACCGAGCTCGCCGGGCACGGCGCGCCCGAGGAGGGGAGGCACCCGCTGCCCGCGACGGCGGACCTCGAGCGGGCGGCGCGTGCCTGGGGGATCCGGCAGGGCGACACGGTCGTCGTGCACGACGGCGGCGGCAACACGGCGGCCGCGCGCGCGTGGTGGCTGCTGCGCGACGCCGGGATCGCCGACGTGCGGATCCTCGACGGCGCGCTGCCCGCGTGGGTCGCGGCGGGGCTGCCGCTGGCGGCCGGCTCCACCGCGCCCGAGCCCGGCGACGTGACGCTCACCCGCGGCAGCCTCCCGACGCTGGACGAGGATGCGGCGGCCGGCCTCGCGCGCACCGGGGCGCTCCTCGACGCCCGGGCGGGGGAGCGGTACCGCGGCGAGGTCGAGCCGGTGGATCCGCGCGCCGGCCACATCCCGGGCGCCGTGAGCGCGCCGACCGTCGAGAACCTCGACGCGGACGGCGCGTTCCTGTCGTCGGAGGCGCTGCGCGAGAGGTACGCGGCCCTCGGGATCCGGCCGGGCGACGCGGTGGGCGTGTACTGCGGTTCCGGGGTCACGGCCGCGCACGAGGTCGCGGCGCTCGCCATCGCCGGGATCGATGCGGCGCTGTACCCGGGCTCGTGGTCGGCCTGGTCGAACCGGCCGGAGCGGCCGGTCGCGACGGGCGCGGAGCCGGGCGGGGTCTGA
- a CDS encoding GNAT family N-acetyltransferase — translation MTEEQAGTRHVARDGRAYRTEVVGWDDPRGARIRAAMEAEMDVRYEGRHADDPDWPAKAAVAFAFDPADVEAVVLLVLDGDDRDAAAHGVIRHLGDELELKKVVVDPAHRGTGLSRVLMAELERVARERGARRLILQTGDRQPDAIQLYATAGWLPIDVYPPYIPVTNSVCFEKPLR, via the coding sequence ATGACCGAGGAGCAGGCCGGGACCCGGCACGTCGCGCGCGACGGACGGGCGTACCGCACCGAGGTGGTCGGCTGGGACGACCCGCGCGGGGCGCGGATCCGAGCGGCCATGGAGGCCGAGATGGACGTGCGGTACGAGGGGCGGCACGCCGACGACCCCGACTGGCCCGCGAAGGCGGCCGTCGCGTTCGCGTTCGACCCGGCCGACGTCGAGGCGGTCGTGCTGCTCGTCCTCGACGGGGACGACCGGGACGCGGCGGCGCACGGCGTCATCCGGCACCTCGGCGACGAGCTGGAGCTCAAGAAGGTGGTCGTGGATCCGGCGCACCGCGGCACCGGGCTCTCGCGGGTGCTCATGGCGGAGCTGGAGCGCGTGGCGCGGGAGCGCGGCGCGCGTCGGCTGATCCTGCAGACGGGGGACCGGCAGCCGGACGCGATCCAGCTCTACGCGACCGCGGGATGGTTGCCGATCGACGTGTACCCGCCGTACATCCCCGTGACGAACTCGGTCTGCTTCGAGAAGCCGCTGCGCTGA
- a CDS encoding ribonucleotide-diphosphate reductase subunit beta produces the protein MSKILGTGIQEGLLLKPVNYQWAMDLYDQAVANTWFPNEIQLGEDIADFKKMTDEERHAITFLMSYFNPNELLVNKALAFGVYPYINAPECHLYLAKQMWEEANHCMSFEYVLETFPIDREAAYNSHVDIPSMARKEEFEVKFIKRMTEQTLDITTTEGKKDFVRNLVAYNVILEGIWFYSGFMVSLSFRQRNLLRNFGSLMDWIVRDESLHLKFGINLILTVLEENPDLQTEEFAAEIKQMILDAVEMEEQYNRDLLPNGILGLNANYINQYVKYLADRRLEELGFEAEYKVSNPAKWMATANDTLQLVNFFESTNTSYESNASATVGAK, from the coding sequence ATGTCGAAGATCCTCGGCACGGGAATCCAGGAGGGCCTCCTCCTCAAGCCCGTCAACTACCAGTGGGCCATGGACCTGTACGACCAGGCCGTCGCCAACACGTGGTTCCCCAACGAGATCCAGCTCGGCGAGGACATCGCGGACTTCAAGAAGATGACGGACGAGGAGCGCCACGCGATCACGTTCCTCATGAGCTACTTCAACCCGAACGAGCTCCTGGTGAACAAGGCGCTGGCGTTCGGCGTCTACCCCTACATCAACGCGCCGGAGTGCCACCTCTACCTGGCGAAGCAGATGTGGGAGGAGGCGAACCACTGCATGTCGTTCGAGTACGTCCTGGAGACGTTCCCGATCGACCGCGAGGCCGCGTACAACTCCCACGTCGACATCCCGTCGATGGCGCGCAAGGAGGAGTTCGAGGTCAAGTTCATCAAGCGCATGACCGAGCAGACCCTCGACATCACCACCACCGAGGGCAAGAAGGACTTCGTCCGGAACCTCGTCGCGTACAACGTGATCCTCGAGGGGATCTGGTTCTACTCGGGCTTCATGGTGTCGCTGTCGTTCCGCCAGCGGAACCTGCTGCGCAACTTCGGCTCGCTCATGGACTGGATCGTGCGCGACGAGTCGCTGCACCTCAAGTTCGGGATCAACCTCATCCTCACGGTGCTCGAGGAGAACCCCGACCTGCAGACGGAGGAGTTCGCCGCCGAGATCAAGCAGATGATCCTCGACGCCGTCGAGATGGAGGAGCAGTACAACCGCGACCTCCTGCCGAACGGGATCCTCGGCCTCAACGCGAACTACATCAACCAGTACGTGAAGTACCTGGCCGACCGCCGCCTGGAGGAGCTCGGCTTCGAGGCCGAGTACAAGGTCTCCAACCCGGCGAAGTGGATGGCGACGGCGAACGACACGCTGCAGCTCGTCAACTTCTTCGAGTCGACCAACACGTCGTACGAGTCGAACGCGTCGGCCACCGTCGGCGCCAAGTAG